A single genomic interval of Tursiops truncatus isolate mTurTru1 chromosome 16, mTurTru1.mat.Y, whole genome shotgun sequence harbors:
- the C16H10orf105 gene encoding uncharacterized protein C10orf105 homolog, with product MSTEGPSPLAFLTAPATPGRLSVAVDPIPVLIALACIFLLLATCLLFMTLCKPAALEPRRRWACKCMPHHPGSPSEPQLRLWKRLGSLRRSLHSFRRGWPAPRRPLPGREDHDDCDCTESTKM from the coding sequence ATGAGCACAGAGGGCCCCAGCCCCCTCGCCTTCCTCACAGCTCCTGCCACTCCGGGGAGGCTCTCAGTGGCAGTTGACCCCATCCCCGTGCTCATTGCCCTGGCCTGCATCTTCCTCCTGCTGGCCACCTGTCTGCTGTTCATGACCCTCTGCAAGCCCGCTGCGCTGGAGCCGAGGCGCCGCTGGGCCTGCAAGTGCATGCCGCACCACCCGGGGAGCCCCAGTGAGCCCCAGCTCCGGCTCTGGAAGCGCCTGGGCTCGCTGCGCCGCTCCCTGCACAGCTTCCGCCGTGGCTGGCCTGCCCCAAGGCGCCCCCTGCCGGGCAGAGAGGACCACGACGACTGTGACTGCACAGAATCTACAAAGATGTGA